A part of Anolis carolinensis isolate JA03-04 unplaced genomic scaffold, rAnoCar3.1.pri scaffold_10, whole genome shotgun sequence genomic DNA contains:
- the trappc3 gene encoding trafficking protein particle complex subunit 3 isoform X1, with amino-acid sequence MARQGSRGGAESKKMSSELFTLTYGALVTQLCKDYENDEDVNKQLDKMGYNIGVRLVEDFLARSNVGRCHDFRETADVIAKVAFKMYLGITPSITNWSPAGDEFSLILENNPLVDFVELPDSHSSLIYSNLLCGVLRGALEMVQMAVDVKFVQDTLKGDGVTEIRMKFIRRIEDNLPVGEE; translated from the exons ATGGCGCGGCAAGGCAGCCGAGGCGGCGCCGAGAGCAAGAAAATG AGCTCGGAGCTCTTCACTCTGACCTATGGGGCCCTCGTCACTCAGCTGTGTAAAGACTATGAGAACGATGAAGATGTCAATAAGCAACTTGACAAAAT GGGCTACAACATAGGTGTTCGACTCGTTGAAGACTTCCTGGCCCGATCCAACGTAGGAAGGTGTCACGACTTTCGAGAAACGGCAGATGTAATTGCAAAG GTGGCATTTAAAATGTACTTGGGTATCACACCAAGCATCACAAACTGGAGTCCGGCAGGTGATGAATTCTCCCTCATCCTAGAAAACAACCCACTGGTGGACTTTGTGGAGCTGCCTGACAGTCATTCATCTCTTATTTATTCTAACCTCTTATGTGGGGTGCTACGGGGAGCCTTGGAAATG GTTCAGATGGCTGTGGATGTCAAATTTGTCCAGGACACACTGAAAGGAGACGGGGTCACAGAAATAAGAATGAAATTTATAAGGCGGATTGAAGACAATCTCCCTGTAGGAGAAGAGTGA
- the trappc3 gene encoding trafficking protein particle complex subunit 3 isoform X2 codes for MHLMSSELFTLTYGALVTQLCKDYENDEDVNKQLDKMGYNIGVRLVEDFLARSNVGRCHDFRETADVIAKVAFKMYLGITPSITNWSPAGDEFSLILENNPLVDFVELPDSHSSLIYSNLLCGVLRGALEMVQMAVDVKFVQDTLKGDGVTEIRMKFIRRIEDNLPVGEE; via the exons ATGCATCTCATG AGCTCGGAGCTCTTCACTCTGACCTATGGGGCCCTCGTCACTCAGCTGTGTAAAGACTATGAGAACGATGAAGATGTCAATAAGCAACTTGACAAAAT GGGCTACAACATAGGTGTTCGACTCGTTGAAGACTTCCTGGCCCGATCCAACGTAGGAAGGTGTCACGACTTTCGAGAAACGGCAGATGTAATTGCAAAG GTGGCATTTAAAATGTACTTGGGTATCACACCAAGCATCACAAACTGGAGTCCGGCAGGTGATGAATTCTCCCTCATCCTAGAAAACAACCCACTGGTGGACTTTGTGGAGCTGCCTGACAGTCATTCATCTCTTATTTATTCTAACCTCTTATGTGGGGTGCTACGGGGAGCCTTGGAAATG GTTCAGATGGCTGTGGATGTCAAATTTGTCCAGGACACACTGAAAGGAGACGGGGTCACAGAAATAAGAATGAAATTTATAAGGCGGATTGAAGACAATCTCCCTGTAGGAGAAGAGTGA